The following coding sequences lie in one Dehalococcoidales bacterium genomic window:
- a CDS encoding enoyl-CoA hydratase/isomerase family protein has product MSYEAIIYEKEEGIATLTFNRPEAMNAGNMKLYGEMGQAMREAADDDDVRVLILTGAGRAFHAGDDVKQIFVGKDSEQMNTDRWKGYVTGTEDHSGSGLLHRKPTIAAVNGPAVGMGFDIALACDIRIASENARFSYMYVRRGIQGTIPGLAILKEIVGISQALEIMLSGEWVGAEEALKIGLVSEVVAPESLLDAARKKARKLMKGAPLAQQAIKRSLYKSILDPYSLKDYITTVEQTLWRSEDFREGAQAFVEKREPEFKGQ; this is encoded by the coding sequence ATGAGTTACGAAGCCATCATTTACGAGAAGGAAGAAGGAATCGCCACCCTGACCTTCAACCGGCCGGAGGCGATGAACGCCGGTAATATGAAGCTCTATGGTGAAATGGGCCAGGCTATGAGGGAAGCCGCCGATGATGACGATGTCAGGGTCCTCATCCTCACCGGTGCCGGTCGCGCCTTTCACGCCGGCGACGACGTCAAACAGATATTCGTCGGCAAAGACAGCGAACAGATGAACACCGACCGATGGAAGGGCTACGTCACCGGCACCGAAGACCACTCCGGTAGCGGCCTCCTGCACCGCAAGCCGACCATCGCCGCCGTCAACGGTCCGGCGGTGGGCATGGGGTTCGACATCGCCCTCGCCTGCGATATCCGCATCGCCTCTGAGAATGCCAGGTTCTCCTACATGTATGTGAGAAGAGGGATACAGGGAACCATCCCCGGACTGGCCATCCTCAAGGAGATAGTGGGGATTTCCCAGGCGCTGGAAATCATGCTTTCCGGCGAGTGGGTGGGTGCCGAGGAAGCACTGAAAATCGGTCTGGTCAGTGAAGTGGTCGCCCCGGAGAGTCTGCTGGACGCGGCCAGGAAGAAGGCCCGCAAGCTGATGAAGGGTGCTCCACTGGCGCAGCAGGCGATAAAGCGGAGTCTCTACAAGTCAATCCTTGACCCCTACAGCCTCAAGGACTACATAACCACCGTAGAGCAGACCCTGTGGCGTAGCGAGGACTTCCGGGAGGGCGCTCAAGCCTTCGTTGAGAAGCGGGAACCGGAGTTCAAGGGCCAGTAG
- a CDS encoding 3-hydroxyacyl-CoA dehydrogenase family protein, translated as MKLEDVKSIGVVGAGVMGGGISQSAILAGYKVICRDLTDEILERTRDTIANGRFGIKGGVERGKQTQEEMDQAMARLTLTTKVEDLKDCDLIIEAIGGGENGQLENKPLKLKVWAELDKLVKKEAAFASNTSVFTIADLAVATERKDIFVGMHLFSPANIMKLVEVTYTADTSEETIKLIEDLSKSMGKTPVRVKDVPGDTGFIGNRVFGAARREAQKIVDEGIATAEDVDTAMMLGFNWPAGPIGMGLGARSGWKK; from the coding sequence GTGAAACTGGAAGATGTTAAGAGCATTGGTGTAGTGGGTGCCGGTGTGATGGGAGGCGGCATTTCTCAATCGGCGATTCTGGCCGGTTACAAGGTCATCTGCCGCGATTTGACGGATGAGATACTGGAACGTACCAGGGACACAATTGCCAATGGCCGCTTCGGTATCAAGGGCGGTGTCGAACGGGGCAAGCAGACCCAGGAGGAAATGGACCAGGCTATGGCCCGGCTGACTCTGACCACCAAAGTCGAAGACCTCAAGGACTGCGACCTCATCATTGAAGCCATTGGCGGGGGCGAAAACGGCCAGCTGGAGAATAAGCCGCTGAAACTGAAGGTCTGGGCTGAACTGGACAAGCTCGTCAAGAAGGAAGCCGCCTTCGCCAGCAACACCTCGGTATTTACCATCGCCGACCTGGCAGTAGCAACGGAACGCAAGGATATCTTCGTCGGTATGCACCTCTTCAGCCCGGCCAATATCATGAAGCTGGTCGAGGTAACCTACACCGCAGACACCTCCGAAGAGACAATCAAGCTGATTGAAGACCTGTCAAAGAGCATGGGCAAAACACCGGTCCGCGTCAAGGATGTACCCGGAGATACCGGCTTCATCGGTAACCGCGTCTTCGGTGCCGCGCGGAGAGAAGCGCAGAAGATAGTCGATGAAGGCATCGCTACTGCGGAAGATGTCGATACCGCCATGATGCTGGGGTTCAACTGGCCGGCGGGGCCAATCGGAATGGGACTGGGTGCACGCTCGGGCTGGAAGAAGTAA
- the rplL gene encoding 50S ribosomal protein L7/L12 yields the protein MDDIMNAVKKMNVLELSELVKALEEEFGVSAAAPMAMAVPAGAGQADAAAEVEEQTEFNVILKDFGANKINVIKAVRELTALGLKESKDLVEGAPKAVREGVTKEDAASMKEKLEAAGATVEIT from the coding sequence ATCGATGACATCATGAATGCCGTCAAGAAGATGAATGTCCTTGAACTATCCGAACTGGTGAAGGCTCTGGAAGAGGAGTTTGGCGTCAGTGCGGCCGCCCCGATGGCCATGGCCGTTCCGGCAGGAGCAGGACAGGCAGACGCTGCGGCAGAGGTAGAAGAGCAGACAGAGTTCAACGTAATCCTCAAGGACTTCGGTGCCAACAAGATTAACGTCATCAAGGCAGTGCGTGAACTGACAGCCCTGGGTCTGAAGGAGTCCAAGGACCTGGTAGAGGGCGCTCCTAAGGCAGTAAGAGAGGGTGTGACCAAAGAGGATGCCGCCAGCATGAAGGAGAAGCTGGAAGCCGCCGGTGCCACGGTAGAGATTACCTAG
- the rplJ gene encoding 50S ribosomal protein L10, with product MSREKKRQAIEQLQEEISGCSIGILTDYRGLSNSEITALRRRIQESNGAYRVVKNTLSRFAAERAGQPDLAEVFQGPVAIAFGYGSITEVSKALTDYIRTAGTTVSIKSGFLPGRVLTVEEVMSIANLPSREVMLARVLGGMMSPISGLVNCLASPLRGLAGVLQARIQQLEGEQNG from the coding sequence GTGTCCAGAGAGAAGAAGAGGCAAGCCATAGAGCAGTTGCAGGAGGAAATCTCCGGTTGCAGTATCGGTATCCTGACGGACTACCGGGGCCTGTCCAATTCGGAGATAACCGCATTGCGACGCAGAATTCAGGAGTCAAACGGTGCCTACCGGGTGGTGAAGAATACCCTGAGCCGTTTTGCTGCGGAGCGGGCAGGCCAACCGGACCTGGCCGAGGTCTTTCAAGGGCCGGTAGCCATTGCCTTTGGCTATGGCAGCATTACCGAGGTCAGCAAGGCACTAACGGACTACATTCGTACCGCGGGGACTACCGTCAGTATTAAGAGCGGCTTTCTGCCGGGCAGGGTGCTCACTGTAGAAGAGGTTATGAGCATTGCTAACCTGCCGTCAAGGGAAGTAATGCTGGCAAGAGTGCTTGGCGGGATGATGAGCCCCATTTCCGGGTTGGTGAACTGCCTGGCCAGCCCACTGCGAGGACTCGCGGGAGTATTGCAGGCTAGAATCCAACAGCTAGAGGGAGAACAGAATGGCTGA
- a CDS encoding acetyl-CoA acetyltransferase: protein MQSIKDRVAIVGMGCSKFGERWDMGTEDLLVESTSEAFEDAGVKSEDIQAAWLGTQNQMSGQILAHAIKTEYIPITRIENFCATGTNAMMDACFAVAAGIYDLVLVAGVEKLKDSGVGFLTGGGGQPSAQTAPGVPPPAQFALAANRYFYQYGLSYEEGKQMLAKIDVKNHYNGSLNPKAHFQRAITEEQAINAPMQAFPLGLYDCCGVSDGSAAAIITRPEIAKTMRDDYILVKGLGLGVGAQQGSLRDYYDFTHFDEAVYSSRMAYEQAGVKNPREEIDVCEVHDCFSITEAITMEDVGFSPRGTVKNDIDNGFFELSGDGPKVNTDGGLKCFGHPIGASGVRMIYEVYKQLQGKADRRQVKNVRLGMTHNLGGQPGSFTGAISIWGTRD from the coding sequence ATGCAGAGTATCAAGGACAGGGTTGCCATAGTCGGTATGGGTTGTTCCAAGTTCGGCGAGCGCTGGGATATGGGTACCGAGGACCTGCTGGTAGAGTCCACCAGTGAGGCATTCGAAGACGCCGGTGTTAAATCAGAGGATATCCAGGCTGCGTGGTTGGGTACTCAGAACCAGATGTCAGGGCAAATACTGGCACATGCAATAAAGACCGAGTATATTCCCATTACGAGGATTGAGAATTTCTGTGCTACCGGCACAAATGCCATGATGGATGCCTGTTTTGCCGTGGCCGCAGGCATCTATGACCTGGTTCTGGTTGCCGGAGTCGAGAAGCTCAAGGATTCCGGTGTTGGCTTTCTCACCGGTGGTGGCGGACAGCCGTCAGCCCAGACCGCACCGGGAGTCCCGCCTCCGGCGCAGTTTGCCCTGGCGGCTAACCGGTACTTCTACCAGTACGGCTTGAGCTATGAAGAGGGCAAGCAGATGCTGGCTAAGATTGATGTAAAGAACCATTACAACGGTTCGCTTAACCCGAAGGCCCACTTCCAGAGGGCGATAACCGAAGAGCAGGCAATCAATGCCCCGATGCAGGCATTCCCGCTCGGGCTGTACGACTGTTGTGGTGTCAGTGATGGCTCGGCAGCGGCGATTATTACGCGGCCGGAGATAGCCAAGACGATGCGTGATGACTATATCCTGGTGAAGGGTCTCGGCCTCGGTGTGGGTGCTCAACAGGGCAGTCTGCGTGACTACTATGACTTTACGCACTTCGACGAGGCAGTTTATTCCTCCCGGATGGCCTATGAGCAGGCAGGCGTCAAGAACCCGCGTGAGGAGATTGACGTCTGTGAGGTTCATGACTGCTTCTCTATTACCGAAGCAATTACTATGGAGGACGTTGGTTTTAGTCCTCGTGGTACGGTTAAGAACGACATCGACAACGGCTTCTTCGAGCTCAGTGGTGACGGTCCCAAGGTAAACACCGATGGTGGCCTGAAATGCTTCGGGCATCCGATTGGCGCCAGCGGTGTCCGCATGATATATGAGGTCTACAAGCAGCTCCAGGGAAAGGCCGATAGGCGCCAGGTGAAGAATGTCAGGCTGGGAATGACGCACAATCTGGGCGGTCAGCCGGGCTCATTCACCGGTGCAATCTCCATCTGGGGAACCAGAGACTAA
- a CDS encoding 3-oxoacyl-[acyl-carrier-protein] synthase III C-terminal domain-containing protein gives MMAGITSYGAYIPFYRLGKDTAGWGRPIEKPVVNFDEDSITMAVAAGMDCISGGDREVVDSLIFATTTSPYIEKQGAAMVAAVVDLRRDIATNDATNSLRAGTQALRSAVDAVKAGSAKQVMVTAADCRTGTPGTEFDQTSGDGAGALLIGNEGVIAEVIDSYSVSDEVLDNWRAEGDSTVRTWEDRFVLQTGYLSVMPEAIQGLLKKVNLDIKDIDKAVLYGPNPRRHAEMARQLGLDAGQVQDPLFGQMGNTGAAYSLMQLIAALEEAKPGQKILVASYGDGADAILLETTDQITNFNGKRGIKGNLEKKRIRKSVGVRGATVKGLEGGPPSASARWRARESIDRLHGAKCLSCGLIQYPPQRICSRCHTKDQWQTVRLSNKPGKIFTFSLDYLVGGVDSPLAITIINFEGGGRGMFTMTDREVEDVQCEKPVEMTFRKLRSSGGVHNYFWKAMPQRF, from the coding sequence ATGATGGCAGGAATCACATCGTACGGAGCTTACATTCCGTTCTACAGACTGGGGAAAGACACAGCGGGGTGGGGCAGACCCATAGAGAAACCGGTGGTCAACTTTGATGAAGACAGCATAACCATGGCAGTAGCCGCCGGCATGGACTGCATTAGCGGTGGGGACCGTGAGGTAGTAGACAGTCTTATTTTCGCTACCACCACCTCACCCTACATAGAGAAGCAGGGAGCTGCCATGGTTGCCGCGGTGGTTGACCTGCGCCGTGACATCGCTACTAATGACGCCACTAACTCTCTACGGGCCGGCACGCAGGCCCTGAGGTCGGCAGTGGACGCGGTTAAGGCCGGCTCAGCGAAGCAGGTCATGGTTACGGCGGCCGACTGCCGGACGGGTACGCCGGGTACGGAGTTCGACCAGACCTCCGGCGATGGCGCCGGTGCCCTTCTTATTGGAAACGAGGGTGTTATCGCTGAGGTCATCGATAGCTACTCGGTATCCGACGAGGTGCTGGATAACTGGCGGGCTGAGGGTGACAGCACGGTGCGGACATGGGAAGACCGCTTTGTATTGCAGACCGGATATCTTTCCGTCATGCCGGAGGCGATTCAGGGTCTGCTCAAGAAAGTGAACCTGGATATCAAAGACATAGACAAGGCCGTACTCTATGGTCCTAACCCAAGGCGGCACGCCGAGATGGCACGGCAACTTGGTCTGGACGCTGGCCAGGTGCAGGACCCATTGTTCGGTCAGATGGGCAATACCGGTGCTGCTTATTCCCTGATGCAGCTTATCGCTGCCCTGGAGGAAGCAAAACCGGGGCAGAAGATTCTGGTTGCCAGCTATGGCGATGGCGCCGATGCTATCCTTCTGGAAACAACCGACCAGATTACCAATTTCAACGGCAAACGCGGAATCAAGGGTAACCTTGAGAAGAAACGGATACGTAAGAGTGTCGGTGTCAGGGGCGCCACAGTAAAGGGACTGGAAGGCGGTCCCCCGTCAGCATCGGCCCGTTGGCGGGCTCGTGAATCGATTGACCGCCTGCATGGAGCGAAGTGCCTTAGCTGCGGCCTGATACAATACCCGCCGCAGAGGATATGCAGCCGGTGCCATACCAAGGACCAGTGGCAGACGGTACGTCTCTCCAATAAACCGGGTAAGATATTCACCTTCTCCCTGGACTATCTTGTAGGTGGTGTCGATAGTCCGCTGGCAATCACAATTATTAACTTTGAGGGCGGTGGCAGGGGTATGTTTACTATGACCGACCGCGAGGTTGAGGATGTACAGTGTGAAAAACCGGTTGAGATGACCTTCCGTAAACTCCGTTCTTCGGGTGGTGTTCATAACTACTTCTGGAAAGCAATGCCCCAGAGGTTCTAG
- a CDS encoding acetyl-CoA acetyltransferase, which translates to MPGSIRDRVAVVGMGCTKFGERWDASAHDMIVDASYQAFEDAGIGPKDIEAAWIGTATGSTGMSLSEPLRLQYIPVTRVENACATASDAFRNASYAVAAGIYDIVLAVGADKYKDSGLSGLTDGSTPGPGHAMTAGATGPPPAQFAMLATTYFDHYGLSYEEGKHMIGRVSWKSHMNGARHKKAHFQREVSMDAILNAPMIAWPLGLYDCCGVSDGAAAAIITTPEIARSMRKGKEPPMFVKALQIAMAPNDGNFNTKFDYMHVEATVRAGERAYTEAGITNPREQISMAEVHDCFSITEAVTMEDLKFSERGKVLRDIEDGFFDLDGGLPVQPDGGLKCFGHPIGASGIRMLYEMYNQLQGKADTMLNPGQPSRQISNPKLGLTHNLGGGPAGCAIFVGIVGLEGA; encoded by the coding sequence ATGCCAGGAAGTATCAGGGATAGGGTTGCTGTTGTTGGAATGGGGTGCACCAAATTCGGAGAGCGCTGGGATGCCAGTGCCCATGACATGATTGTAGACGCTTCCTATCAGGCCTTTGAAGATGCCGGGATAGGGCCCAAGGACATCGAGGCTGCCTGGATAGGAACCGCAACAGGCTCCACCGGAATGTCATTGTCTGAGCCTCTAAGGTTGCAGTACATCCCCGTTACCAGAGTAGAGAATGCCTGTGCCACGGCTTCAGATGCGTTCCGGAATGCCAGCTATGCTGTGGCTGCCGGTATCTACGACATCGTGCTGGCTGTTGGTGCCGACAAGTACAAGGATAGTGGCCTCAGCGGACTGACCGACGGCTCAACCCCCGGGCCCGGTCATGCTATGACGGCGGGAGCCACAGGTCCACCGCCGGCGCAGTTTGCCATGCTGGCTACCACTTACTTCGACCACTATGGTCTCAGCTATGAGGAAGGCAAGCACATGATAGGCCGGGTCTCCTGGAAGAGCCATATGAATGGTGCCCGGCACAAGAAGGCGCATTTCCAGAGGGAAGTCAGTATGGACGCGATTCTCAATGCGCCGATGATTGCCTGGCCCCTGGGGCTGTATGACTGCTGTGGCGTCAGCGATGGCGCAGCGGCTGCCATTATCACGACACCGGAAATAGCAAGGAGCATGCGGAAGGGCAAAGAGCCGCCCATGTTTGTCAAGGCGCTGCAGATTGCCATGGCACCCAATGACGGCAACTTCAACACCAAGTTCGACTACATGCATGTTGAAGCTACGGTACGGGCCGGAGAGAGAGCCTACACGGAGGCTGGTATTACCAACCCGCGTGAGCAAATCAGCATGGCCGAGGTCCATGACTGCTTCTCCATCACTGAGGCGGTCACGATGGAGGACCTCAAGTTCAGCGAGCGGGGTAAGGTCCTGAGGGATATCGAGGACGGCTTCTTTGATCTGGATGGTGGTCTGCCGGTACAGCCTGATGGCGGCCTGAAGTGCTTTGGGCATCCCATTGGTGCCAGTGGAATACGGATGCTCTACGAGATGTACAACCAGCTTCAGGGCAAGGCCGATACCATGCTTAATCCAGGGCAGCCTTCCCGGCAGATAAGTAACCCCAAGCTGGGGTTGACCCACAATCTGGGTGGTGGTCCGGCTGGGTGTGCCATATTCGTAGGTATCGTGGGACTGGAAGGGGCCTAA
- a CDS encoding 3-oxoacyl-[acyl-carrier-protein] synthase III C-terminal domain-containing protein, with translation MAGIVSYGAYIPYYRMPRSVMNAAWGRGGGRGERAVAGYDEDSTSMSVSAGIDCLKGTDPKTVDAVFMATTTPPYLERQNSNIVATALDFRRDARNTDFGNCLRSGVSALQSAIEAVSAGSLNSVLVTVADMRLGECGGEFEQSSGDGAAAFLVGNEGVAVEVEGSYTYSDDLSDNWRIDGDTFVSSWEDRFGRDAGYSRTPVEVVKGVLGKLNLTPKDITKACIYGANARAQGSLARAMGFAPEQVQDPMLDNMGNTGAALAPMILIAALEDAKPGDRFLMVSWGNGCDAVVLKATDEIEKIKDRRAIRRHLAIKGTLDNYGKYMRWRGLVPTAVRRGMRVAMSAEWRERQLGLPLYGVKCLNCGTVQLYMSGSSMRTHICHECQAKDNFEPYRFADKMGKTVSFSHDFLGGGINPPMTRAVIDFEGGGRGLFDMVDRDPEECKVGLPVEMTFRKIPLGPGSSSYFWKCKPVRE, from the coding sequence ATGGCAGGTATAGTATCATATGGAGCATACATCCCGTATTACCGAATGCCCCGAAGCGTGATGAATGCCGCTTGGGGGCGTGGTGGGGGACGTGGTGAGAGGGCAGTGGCCGGCTATGATGAGGACTCGACTAGCATGTCGGTCTCTGCGGGTATCGACTGTCTTAAAGGCACTGACCCGAAGACGGTTGATGCCGTATTCATGGCGACTACTACCCCACCCTATCTCGAGCGGCAGAACTCGAATATAGTGGCCACTGCCCTTGACTTCCGCCGGGATGCGCGAAACACGGATTTTGGCAACTGCCTCAGGTCAGGGGTTTCCGCCCTGCAATCTGCCATAGAGGCAGTCAGCGCAGGTTCGCTCAACAGTGTCCTGGTAACCGTGGCTGATATGCGTCTTGGGGAATGTGGTGGAGAGTTCGAGCAGTCCTCGGGCGATGGTGCTGCCGCTTTCCTGGTGGGGAATGAAGGGGTGGCAGTTGAGGTCGAGGGTAGTTACACTTATTCTGACGACCTTTCCGATAACTGGAGAATCGATGGCGACACATTTGTTAGCTCATGGGAGGACCGTTTTGGGCGTGATGCCGGTTACAGCAGGACGCCGGTCGAAGTGGTGAAGGGAGTCCTGGGGAAGCTGAACCTGACACCCAAGGATATCACCAAGGCCTGCATCTATGGCGCCAATGCCAGAGCGCAGGGCAGTCTGGCCAGAGCAATGGGTTTTGCTCCGGAACAGGTTCAGGACCCAATGCTTGACAATATGGGCAACACCGGGGCGGCACTTGCTCCAATGATTCTGATTGCAGCTCTGGAAGACGCCAAGCCGGGAGACAGGTTCCTGATGGTAAGTTGGGGCAATGGTTGTGACGCTGTTGTGCTCAAGGCTACTGATGAAATTGAGAAGATTAAGGACAGAAGGGCCATCAGGCGTCATCTTGCCATTAAGGGGACGCTTGACAACTACGGAAAGTATATGCGCTGGCGGGGCCTGGTACCGACCGCCGTTCGTCGTGGCATGAGAGTAGCCATGTCGGCGGAGTGGAGAGAACGGCAGCTCGGCTTGCCTCTCTACGGCGTGAAATGCCTGAATTGCGGCACAGTCCAGCTTTACATGAGCGGCTCTTCAATGCGCACCCATATCTGTCACGAGTGTCAGGCGAAAGACAACTTCGAGCCCTACCGGTTTGCCGATAAGATGGGTAAAACAGTCAGCTTCAGCCATGACTTCCTGGGTGGAGGTATCAATCCGCCGATGACACGGGCAGTCATTGACTTCGAGGGGGGCGGTAGAGGTTTGTTTGACATGGTTGACCGTGACCCCGAAGAGTGCAAGGTAGGTCTGCCTGTCGAGATGACCTTCAGGAAGATACCGTTGGGACCCGGCTCCAGCAGTTACTTCTGGAAGTGCAAGCCGGTCAGAGAGTAA
- the rplA gene encoding 50S ribosomal protein L1 — MTKHGKKYREAIELLDKTTAYSPEEAVDLAKKMAKAGFDETVELHLRMGLDPRNASQQVRGVALLPSGLGKKVRVLVFAQGEASRIAEEAGADYIGDDDLTKKIEDGWLEFDTAIATPDMMSKVGKLGRVLGRRGLMPNPKSGTVVSAEDLPRVIEDARKGRVEFKLDRTAIIHVPLGKVSFDNESLMSNLSAVVEAVMKAKPSGAKGQYVRSAFLTTTMGPGIRLDLRPTLALTSS; from the coding sequence ATGACAAAACACGGAAAGAAATACCGAGAAGCAATTGAGCTCCTGGATAAGACAACGGCCTATTCCCCGGAGGAGGCTGTGGACCTCGCCAAGAAGATGGCGAAAGCCGGTTTTGATGAAACGGTTGAGCTTCATCTTCGGATGGGGCTCGACCCCCGCAACGCCAGCCAGCAGGTACGCGGCGTTGCCCTTCTGCCGAGCGGATTGGGGAAGAAGGTACGGGTGCTTGTCTTTGCCCAGGGTGAGGCCAGCCGGATTGCCGAGGAGGCCGGGGCCGATTACATTGGCGATGACGACTTGACCAAAAAGATTGAGGACGGCTGGCTGGAGTTTGACACGGCTATTGCCACTCCGGACATGATGAGCAAGGTAGGGAAACTGGGGCGAGTTCTGGGCAGACGTGGACTGATGCCCAACCCCAAGTCCGGGACGGTGGTATCGGCCGAGGACCTGCCGCGCGTAATCGAAGATGCCCGCAAGGGCAGGGTGGAGTTCAAACTGGACAGAACGGCCATTATCCACGTGCCGTTGGGTAAGGTTAGCTTTGATAATGAGAGCCTGATGAGTAACCTGTCTGCGGTGGTGGAGGCGGTAATGAAGGCCAAGCCGAGTGGTGCCAAGGGCCAGTATGTAAGGTCCGCTTTCTTGACCACGACAATGGGGCCAGGTATCAGACTTGACCTCAGACCGACACTCGCGCTGACCTCCAGTTGA
- the rplK gene encoding 50S ribosomal protein L11 — MAKKIIAVIKLQIEAGKANPAPPVGPALGQHGVNIMGFCKEYNDRTASQAGSIIPVDISVFEDRSYSFVTKTPPTTDLLKKALDVEKGSGAAGREGMPALSREKLTEIAQFKVKDLNATSLEAAERIVAGTARSMGIEIEQE, encoded by the coding sequence GTGGCAAAGAAGATTATTGCCGTAATAAAGTTACAGATAGAAGCCGGGAAGGCAAATCCGGCACCCCCGGTTGGCCCGGCGCTGGGCCAGCACGGGGTCAATATCATGGGATTCTGCAAGGAGTATAACGACCGTACCGCTTCGCAGGCCGGCTCCATCATCCCGGTGGATATCAGTGTCTTTGAAGACAGGTCATATTCCTTTGTTACCAAGACACCACCAACAACAGACCTGCTGAAGAAGGCCCTGGATGTGGAGAAAGGGTCCGGGGCTGCCGGGCGAGAGGGAATGCCGGCACTGTCCCGCGAGAAGTTGACCGAGATAGCCCAGTTTAAGGTGAAAGACCTGAACGCCACCTCCCTCGAAGCGGCGGAACGTATTGTGGCAGGCACGGCACGAAGTATGGGGATTGAGATAGAACAGGAATGA
- the nusG gene encoding transcription termination/antitermination protein NusG — MGNNGKDWYTIHTYSGYEERVKKNLEQRVKFMDSRDEIAQVVIPTVEEVEIRGGQRRTVANKILPGYILIEMTMTDQSWNIVRNTPGVTGFVGSGGKPVALLDDEVEQILKQMRSETPQVKIGFRQGQSVRVTDGPFADFVGIVDEISTEKGKVKVLLSLFGRETPVELDFLQVEKL; from the coding sequence GTGGGTAATAACGGAAAAGACTGGTATACAATCCATACCTACTCCGGGTATGAAGAGCGGGTTAAGAAGAACCTGGAGCAGCGCGTTAAGTTTATGGATTCCCGTGACGAGATTGCGCAGGTAGTGATACCCACTGTGGAAGAGGTGGAGATAAGGGGCGGACAGAGGCGTACCGTTGCCAATAAGATATTGCCCGGCTATATTCTCATTGAAATGACAATGACAGACCAGAGCTGGAACATCGTGCGCAATACGCCCGGGGTTACCGGCTTTGTCGGCAGTGGCGGTAAGCCCGTAGCGCTGCTGGACGATGAGGTGGAGCAAATCCTGAAGCAGATGCGGTCCGAGACACCGCAGGTCAAGATTGGTTTCCGGCAGGGCCAGAGCGTCCGGGTGACGGATGGCCCGTTTGCCGATTTCGTTGGTATAGTGGATGAGATAAGTACCGAGAAGGGCAAGGTGAAGGTGTTACTCTCCCTTTTCGGACGGGAAACGCCAGTGGAGCTTGACTTCCTCCAGGTGGAGAAGCTCTGA
- the secE gene encoding preprotein translocase subunit SecE: MPSSKRANTRRVSASTKRTVVPATGPVNSVRRFGTRFKFINDTIAEMKKVTWLTRREAMYLSGLVLLVAVSVGIVLGLLDLGLSEIVTRFLLNG, from the coding sequence ATGCCATCTAGCAAACGTGCCAATACCAGGCGTGTCAGCGCTTCGACGAAACGCACGGTCGTTCCTGCCACAGGGCCGGTTAATTCCGTGAGGCGCTTTGGTACCAGGTTCAAATTTATCAACGATACTATTGCCGAGATGAAGAAGGTGACCTGGTTGACCAGACGGGAGGCTATGTATCTTAGCGGTCTGGTCCTTCTGGTTGCTGTCAGCGTTGGTATTGTGCTCGGGCTGCTTGACCTGGGCCTGAGCGAAATCGTTACCAGGTTTCTCCTGAACGGCTGA
- the rpmG gene encoding 50S ribosomal protein L33 yields the protein MARKSEARVIIHLACPECKERTYTTNKNRRNDSQRLELNKYCPRCRVHTLHREVR from the coding sequence ATGGCCAGAAAAAGCGAAGCCAGGGTCATCATTCACCTTGCCTGTCCGGAGTGCAAGGAGAGGACCTATACGACGAACAAGAATAGAAGAAACGACTCCCAGCGGTTGGAGCTGAATAAGTACTGCCCGCGGTGTCGTGTTCATACTCTGCATCGAGAAGTGAGGTAG